One window from the genome of Spirosoma rhododendri encodes:
- a CDS encoding BT_3928 family protein: MNPATTQPKIKTGTPPMLWAARIARFLVGIVFIFSGLIKLNDPVGTQIKFEEYFEVFAQDVPLLHNFFLALVPFTLTMSVLFCAAEIILGVALLVSYKPKLTVWLLFFLITFFTFLTFYSAYFNRVTDCGCFGDAIKLKPWTSFGKDVVLTVLILFIIGHRNRITPRKTGWVVFLTTVLTLGLGVYAISFLPPLDLLPYAVGKSIPAQMKPSEPLRYRYVMEKNGKTETFEKYPTDTTYKFKEMQLVNESAKPKITDYRVWNDESDFTQQTFEGKKLFVIVKKTTDLDAGSLPAIRSLVDGLKGSDVKPYILTSVSDDEIKAFQNEFQLGGLPYYKVDATVLKTIMRSNPGTWLMQDGVVRGKWHYNTTPSAEEVKQLVNG, translated from the coding sequence ATGAATCCTGCAACGACGCAGCCCAAGATTAAGACCGGAACACCGCCGATGCTGTGGGCGGCCCGGATTGCCCGGTTTCTGGTCGGGATTGTGTTTATTTTTTCGGGGCTGATTAAGCTCAATGACCCCGTTGGCACGCAGATCAAGTTTGAAGAATACTTCGAGGTCTTCGCGCAGGATGTACCGCTGCTGCACAATTTCTTTCTGGCACTGGTACCGTTTACGCTGACGATGTCGGTGCTGTTCTGCGCGGCCGAGATTATTCTGGGGGTTGCCCTGCTGGTGTCGTACAAGCCGAAGCTGACGGTGTGGCTGCTTTTTTTCCTGATTACGTTCTTTACGTTTCTGACGTTTTACTCGGCTTATTTCAACCGCGTTACCGACTGCGGTTGCTTCGGCGACGCGATCAAACTAAAGCCGTGGACATCGTTCGGTAAAGACGTCGTGCTGACGGTGTTGATCCTGTTTATTATTGGGCACCGCAACCGTATCACACCCCGCAAAACGGGCTGGGTCGTTTTTCTGACGACGGTGCTGACGCTGGGGCTGGGTGTATACGCCATCTCGTTCCTGCCCCCGCTCGATCTGCTTCCCTACGCCGTTGGTAAAAGTATCCCGGCGCAGATGAAACCGTCGGAACCGCTGCGTTACCGGTACGTGATGGAGAAGAACGGCAAGACCGAAACCTTCGAGAAATACCCGACCGATACGACCTACAAGTTCAAGGAGATGCAGCTCGTCAACGAAAGCGCGAAGCCGAAGATCACCGACTATCGCGTCTGGAACGATGAAAGCGATTTCACGCAGCAGACGTTCGAAGGTAAAAAACTCTTCGTCATCGTTAAGAAGACGACCGATCTCGATGCTGGTAGCCTGCCTGCTATCCGCTCGCTGGTTGACGGACTGAAAGGTTCTGACGTCAAACCGTACATCCTGACGTCAGTGAGCGACGACGAAATCAAGGCGTTTCAGAACGAGTTTCAGTTAGGGGGCCTGCCTTATTACAAGGTCGACGCTACGGTGCTGAAAACGATCATGCGGTCGAACCCCGGCACCTGGTTGATGCAGGACGGTGTCGTGCGTGGCAAATGGCACTACAACACCACACCCAGTGCGGAGGAGGTAAAACAATTAGTGAATGGTTGA
- a CDS encoding DUF4926 domain-containing protein, producing the protein MKLPLYKDVALRINVLDKGLQKGDIVTTVEFLEARRDLPNAYVVEAFNAIGETIAVFTVVEDDLELLTAHDVLSKRTLEAA; encoded by the coding sequence ATGAAGTTGCCTCTGTATAAAGATGTTGCATTGCGAATCAACGTACTCGATAAAGGGCTACAAAAAGGGGATATCGTTACAACGGTTGAATTTCTCGAAGCTCGTCGCGATCTACCCAATGCGTATGTTGTCGAAGCGTTTAACGCTATAGGTGAGACAATCGCAGTTTTCACCGTTGTCGAAGATGACTTAGAGTTATTGACGGCCCACGATGTTTTGAGTAAACGAACGCTGGAAGCAGCGTAA
- a CDS encoding glutamate synthase subunit beta — translation MGKPTGFLEFTRELPKKRDPQQRIHDYKEIEMPFSEQDSQRQASRCMDCGTPFCHSGCPLGNIIPEFNDAVYEQNWAYAYEILSSTNNFPEFTGRICPAPCEASCVLGINKPAVAIEFIEKSIAEVAFEKGYVVPKPPKTRTGKQVAVVGSGPAGLAAAAQLNKAGHTVTLFERADQIGGLLRYGIPDFKLEKWTIDRRIAVMEAEGVQFKTGVNVGVDIKANDLLEQFDLIMLTGGSTVPRDLPIPGRELKGVYPAMEFLSQQNKRNAGRPVEVDHRGVAYGDGELLATDKNVVVIGGGDTGSDCVGTSNRHGAASITQIELMPMPPKDRAANTPWPNWPMMLRTSTSHEEGCERQWSINTKAFIGDENGNLKALRLVDLTWKNENGRMQMVEMPGSERDVPCELALLAAGFLNPQHDGLLDELGLEYDERGNVKATNYQTNNEKVFVAGDMRRGQSLVVWAISEGREAARAADCHLMGETMLEAKAVSMIEVA, via the coding sequence ATGGGAAAACCTACCGGATTTTTAGAATTTACGCGCGAACTACCGAAGAAGCGCGACCCGCAGCAGCGGATTCACGACTACAAGGAAATCGAAATGCCGTTTTCGGAGCAGGACTCCCAACGGCAGGCATCGCGCTGCATGGACTGCGGCACGCCCTTCTGCCACAGCGGTTGCCCACTGGGAAACATCATCCCGGAGTTCAACGACGCGGTGTATGAGCAGAACTGGGCCTATGCCTACGAAATCCTGTCGAGCACTAACAACTTCCCGGAGTTCACAGGCCGCATCTGCCCCGCTCCCTGCGAAGCGTCGTGCGTGCTGGGTATCAACAAACCAGCGGTAGCCATCGAGTTTATCGAAAAGTCGATCGCTGAGGTGGCCTTCGAGAAAGGCTACGTCGTACCGAAGCCTCCCAAAACCCGTACAGGTAAGCAGGTTGCCGTGGTTGGGTCGGGACCGGCGGGGCTGGCGGCAGCGGCTCAGCTGAACAAAGCCGGGCATACCGTAACGCTGTTCGAGCGGGCCGATCAGATTGGCGGGCTGCTGCGCTACGGCATCCCCGATTTCAAGCTGGAGAAGTGGACCATCGACCGGCGCATCGCGGTGATGGAAGCCGAAGGTGTACAGTTTAAAACGGGCGTCAACGTAGGCGTCGATATTAAAGCCAACGATCTGCTCGAGCAGTTTGATCTGATCATGCTGACGGGTGGCTCGACCGTTCCGCGCGACCTGCCAATTCCGGGTCGTGAGCTGAAGGGCGTTTACCCGGCGATGGAATTCCTGAGTCAGCAGAATAAGCGCAACGCGGGTCGGCCGGTCGAAGTCGATCATCGGGGCGTGGCGTATGGCGACGGTGAACTGTTGGCGACGGATAAGAACGTTGTCGTGATTGGCGGTGGCGATACCGGCTCCGATTGCGTGGGTACGTCGAACCGGCACGGTGCAGCGAGCATCACGCAAATCGAGCTGATGCCGATGCCCCCCAAAGATCGGGCTGCTAACACTCCATGGCCTAACTGGCCGATGATGCTGCGCACCTCAACCTCGCATGAGGAAGGCTGCGAACGGCAGTGGTCGATCAACACGAAAGCGTTTATCGGCGACGAGAACGGTAACCTGAAAGCCCTGCGGCTGGTCGACTTGACGTGGAAAAACGAAAACGGCCGGATGCAGATGGTCGAGATGCCGGGTTCGGAGCGCGACGTGCCCTGCGAACTGGCCCTGCTGGCGGCTGGCTTCCTCAACCCACAGCACGACGGGCTGCTGGACGAGCTGGGGCTGGAATACGACGAGCGCGGCAACGTGAAAGCGACCAATTACCAGACAAATAACGAGAAGGTGTTTGTGGCCGGCGATATGCGCCGGGGGCAGTCGCTGGTTGTGTGGGCGATCTCGGAAGGCCGCGAAGCCGCCCGTGCCGCCGACTGCCATTTGATGGGCGAAACCATGCTCGAAGCCAAAGCTGTTTCGATGATCGAAGTGGCTTAA
- the gltB gene encoding glutamate synthase large subunit has protein sequence MSDQVDQNAQVPAGLYRPEFEHDNCGIGFVAHIKGRKSHQIVSDALQMLRRMEHRGAVGAEANSGDGAGLLIQLPHEFFVDETRKLGVHLPPALEYGVGMVYFPKDVWLREECRAILNRKMKKLGLELLCYRVVPVNNSDLGAGSRSAEPQMEQVFIKRPAEITDADDFERKLYILRNTSTRIINESVNGVDHFYFSSLSCRTITYKGQLTTLQLEPYFPDLQNEDVVSALGVVHSRFSTNTFPSWKLAQPFRYIAHNGEINTVRGNVNWMKAAEGLLESSKFTKDEMDMLLPICDPKQSDSANLDNAIELLVMSGRSLPHVMMMLVPEAWDGNEHMDPMRKAFYEFHAALIEPWDGPASISFTDGRMVGATLDRNGLRPSRFWVTNEDIVIMASEVGVLDIDPAKVVSKGRLQPGKMFLVDMEQGRIVADEEIKQQISSRQPYGDWLADNKIKIQDLEAPIRSYNPYDPAKLLRMQQAFGFTSEDLRMILAPMVETGKEALGSMGTDVPLAILSEQSQHMSHYFKQLFAQVTNPPIDSIRERSIMSLISFVGATYNLLSESPEHCRQVELEQPVLTTQEFDKLRFIDKPKFQAKTINCLFTADGDGKSLERALDRICRYAEDAIQDGYSILVLSDRAIDSSHAPIPSLLSTSAIHHYLIRQGLRGKVGIVVEAGDVWETHHVATLIGYGASGVNPYMAFETIASMKEKGLLQVDYDLDKLYKNYVKAVNGELLKIFSKMGISTLQSYQGAMIFECLGLNAEVVNRYFTGTVSRIGGMGLDEIAREILVRHCIAFPDMPVSAPRLEVGGIYQWKQRGEKHIFNPDTIHLLQQSTQKNDYSIFKKYSKLIDDQTAKAITLRGLLKFKKGTPVPLDEVEPIETIFKRFATGAMSFGSISWEAHTTLAIAMNRIGGKSNSGEGGEDELRFKELPNGDSLNSAIKQVASGRFGVTSYYLTNARELQIKMAQGAKPGEGGQLPGFKVDDWIGRTRHSTPGVGLISPPPHHDIYSIEDLAQLISDLKNANRDARISVKLVSEAGVGTIAAGVAKAHADHILVSGHDGGTGASPLSSIRHAGLPWELGLAEAHQTLVRNKLRGRVTVQTDGQMRTGRDLAIAALLGAEEFGVATAALVATGCIMMRKCHLNTCPVGVATQNKELRALFTGKPEHVVNMFTFLAMELREIMAELGFRTVNEMVGQAQMLEMRQNLPHWKYKNLKLDALLYKEPTNLDVALYKQEEQNHHLEDVLDRKLIELAQPALSGTTLGSDESIYGEFTVQNIDRSIGTMLSNEISKVYGGPGLPAGSIHIKLRGTAGQSFGAFATTGLKLELEGDANDYFGKGLCGSQLIVYPDRTATFKPEANSIVGNVSFYGATAGEAFIRGMAGERFCVRNSGAKVVVEGIGDHGLEYMTGGLAIILGQTGSNFAAGMSGGVAYVWDQDGSFASKVNGEMVSLEALTEEDQGILREYVEKHFQYTTSNVALNLLENWDAQIGQFVKVMPGDFQKALAGRGISLADQIRDKNVVYQDITVDVTQG, from the coding sequence ATGTCTGACCAGGTTGACCAAAACGCGCAGGTACCTGCGGGCCTTTATCGCCCGGAATTCGAGCACGATAACTGCGGTATCGGCTTCGTTGCCCACATTAAAGGGCGCAAATCCCATCAAATTGTTTCGGATGCACTCCAGATGCTTCGGCGTATGGAACACCGGGGCGCAGTAGGAGCAGAAGCGAACTCCGGCGATGGAGCCGGGCTATTGATTCAGCTTCCCCACGAATTTTTCGTCGACGAAACCCGTAAGCTGGGCGTTCACTTACCACCTGCCCTCGAATACGGCGTTGGTATGGTGTATTTTCCCAAGGATGTGTGGCTGCGCGAAGAGTGCCGCGCCATTCTGAACCGGAAAATGAAGAAACTGGGGCTGGAATTACTCTGCTACCGCGTCGTGCCGGTCAACAACAGCGATCTGGGTGCCGGGTCGCGGTCGGCAGAACCGCAGATGGAACAGGTGTTCATCAAACGGCCCGCCGAGATTACCGATGCCGACGATTTCGAGCGGAAGCTGTATATCCTGCGGAACACAAGTACCCGGATTATCAACGAAAGTGTCAACGGCGTCGATCATTTTTATTTCTCGTCGCTGTCGTGCCGTACTATTACTTATAAGGGTCAGCTGACGACGCTGCAACTGGAGCCGTACTTCCCCGACCTGCAAAACGAGGACGTGGTGTCGGCACTGGGCGTGGTTCACTCGCGTTTCTCGACCAACACCTTCCCATCGTGGAAGCTGGCGCAGCCGTTCCGCTACATCGCCCACAACGGCGAAATCAACACGGTACGCGGTAACGTCAACTGGATGAAAGCGGCTGAAGGGCTGCTCGAATCGAGTAAGTTCACCAAAGACGAGATGGACATGCTGTTGCCCATCTGCGACCCCAAACAGTCGGACTCAGCCAACCTCGACAACGCCATCGAGCTGCTCGTGATGAGCGGCCGGTCGCTTCCGCACGTGATGATGATGCTGGTACCCGAAGCGTGGGATGGCAACGAACACATGGACCCGATGCGGAAGGCGTTCTACGAATTCCACGCGGCCCTGATCGAACCCTGGGACGGCCCCGCGTCGATTTCGTTTACCGACGGCCGCATGGTCGGCGCTACCCTCGACCGGAACGGCCTGCGTCCGTCGCGGTTCTGGGTTACCAACGAAGACATCGTGATTATGGCGTCGGAAGTGGGCGTACTCGACATCGATCCGGCGAAAGTCGTGTCGAAGGGTCGTCTGCAACCGGGTAAGATGTTCCTGGTCGATATGGAACAGGGACGTATCGTCGCCGACGAAGAAATTAAGCAGCAGATCAGCAGCCGGCAGCCCTATGGCGACTGGCTGGCAGATAACAAGATCAAGATTCAGGACCTCGAAGCCCCGATTCGCTCGTATAATCCATACGACCCCGCCAAGCTGTTGCGGATGCAGCAGGCGTTTGGCTTCACGTCGGAAGATTTGCGGATGATTCTGGCCCCGATGGTGGAGACGGGGAAAGAAGCCCTCGGCTCGATGGGTACCGATGTGCCGCTCGCTATTTTGTCGGAGCAGAGTCAGCACATGAGCCACTACTTCAAGCAGTTGTTCGCGCAGGTTACCAACCCGCCGATTGACTCTATCCGGGAGCGGTCGATCATGTCGCTGATCTCGTTTGTGGGCGCTACCTACAACCTGCTGAGCGAATCGCCCGAGCACTGCCGGCAGGTCGAACTGGAGCAGCCGGTGCTGACCACGCAGGAATTCGACAAACTGCGGTTCATCGACAAGCCGAAGTTTCAGGCCAAGACAATCAACTGTCTGTTCACGGCCGACGGCGACGGCAAGTCGCTGGAACGCGCTTTGGACCGCATTTGCCGCTATGCCGAAGACGCTATTCAGGACGGTTACTCGATTCTGGTACTCTCGGACCGGGCTATCGATTCGAGCCACGCACCGATTCCGTCGCTGCTGTCTACCTCGGCCATTCACCACTACCTGATCCGGCAGGGGCTGCGCGGTAAGGTTGGTATCGTGGTTGAAGCGGGCGACGTTTGGGAAACGCACCACGTGGCCACGCTGATCGGTTACGGCGCGTCGGGCGTGAACCCGTACATGGCGTTCGAGACCATCGCCAGCATGAAGGAGAAAGGGCTGTTGCAGGTAGATTACGACCTCGACAAGCTCTACAAAAACTACGTCAAGGCGGTCAACGGCGAACTGCTGAAGATCTTCTCGAAGATGGGCATTTCCACCCTGCAATCGTATCAGGGTGCGATGATCTTCGAGTGTCTGGGTCTGAACGCCGAGGTGGTAAACCGCTATTTCACCGGTACCGTATCGCGCATTGGCGGGATGGGGCTGGACGAAATTGCCCGCGAGATTCTGGTGCGGCACTGTATCGCCTTCCCCGACATGCCCGTATCGGCTCCCCGGCTGGAAGTGGGCGGTATATACCAGTGGAAGCAGCGGGGTGAAAAGCACATTTTCAACCCCGACACGATCCACCTGTTGCAACAGTCGACCCAAAAGAACGACTACAGCATTTTCAAGAAATACTCGAAGCTGATCGACGATCAGACGGCGAAGGCGATCACGCTGCGCGGCCTGCTCAAGTTCAAGAAAGGTACGCCCGTTCCGCTTGACGAAGTCGAACCCATCGAAACCATCTTCAAACGGTTTGCGACGGGGGCTATGTCGTTCGGCTCGATTTCGTGGGAAGCGCACACGACGCTGGCAATTGCGATGAACCGCATCGGTGGTAAGAGTAACTCCGGCGAAGGTGGCGAAGATGAACTGCGCTTCAAGGAGTTGCCCAACGGCGACAGCCTGAATTCGGCAATCAAGCAGGTAGCGTCGGGCCGATTCGGTGTAACGAGCTACTACCTAACTAACGCCCGCGAGTTGCAGATCAAGATGGCGCAGGGTGCCAAGCCCGGCGAAGGCGGGCAGCTACCCGGCTTCAAAGTCGACGACTGGATCGGCCGGACGCGTCACTCGACGCCAGGTGTGGGCCTGATTTCGCCCCCACCCCACCACGATATCTACTCGATTGAGGATCTGGCGCAGCTCATTTCCGACCTCAAAAACGCTAACCGCGACGCCCGTATCAGCGTGAAGCTGGTATCGGAAGCGGGTGTCGGGACGATTGCTGCCGGTGTTGCCAAAGCCCACGCCGACCACATTCTGGTGTCGGGTCATGACGGTGGTACGGGTGCCTCTCCCCTCTCCTCGATTCGCCACGCGGGTCTGCCGTGGGAACTGGGACTGGCCGAAGCGCATCAGACGCTGGTTCGCAACAAACTCCGTGGCCGCGTAACGGTACAGACCGACGGGCAGATGCGGACGGGTCGCGACCTGGCGATTGCCGCGCTGCTGGGTGCCGAAGAATTTGGCGTCGCTACGGCTGCGCTGGTGGCTACGGGTTGTATCATGATGCGGAAGTGTCACCTGAACACCTGCCCGGTGGGCGTCGCGACGCAGAACAAGGAACTGCGTGCGCTGTTTACCGGTAAGCCGGAGCACGTCGTGAACATGTTTACGTTCCTGGCGATGGAACTGCGCGAGATCATGGCCGAGCTAGGCTTCCGCACCGTCAACGAGATGGTCGGTCAGGCGCAGATGCTGGAGATGCGGCAGAACCTCCCCCACTGGAAATACAAGAACCTCAAACTCGACGCCCTGCTCTACAAAGAGCCGACCAATCTGGACGTGGCCCTGTACAAGCAGGAAGAGCAAAACCACCATCTGGAAGACGTACTCGACCGGAAACTGATCGAGCTGGCGCAACCCGCACTGTCGGGTACGACGCTCGGCTCCGACGAGTCGATTTACGGCGAGTTTACGGTGCAGAACATTGACCGGAGCATCGGTACGATGCTGTCGAACGAAATTTCGAAAGTGTACGGTGGTCCGGGTCTGCCTGCCGGTTCGATTCACATTAAACTGCGCGGTACGGCCGGACAAAGCTTCGGCGCCTTCGCCACAACCGGTCTGAAACTCGAACTTGAAGGCGACGCCAACGACTACTTCGGCAAGGGCTTGTGCGGTTCGCAACTGATCGTGTATCCCGACCGGACGGCTACGTTCAAACCGGAAGCCAACAGCATCGTCGGTAACGTATCGTTCTACGGCGCTACAGCGGGTGAAGCATTCATTCGCGGTATGGCCGGTGAGCGGTTCTGCGTGCGGAACTCCGGCGCGAAAGTCGTGGTGGAAGGTATCGGCGATCACGGTCTCGAATACATGACCGGTGGTCTGGCGATCATTCTGGGACAGACGGGCAGCAACTTTGCCGCCGGTATGTCGGGCGGGGTGGCCTATGTCTGGGATCAGGATGGTTCGTTTGCTTCGAAAGTAAACGGCGAGATGGTCAGTCTGGAAGCGCTCACCGAAGAAGATCAGGGCATTTTGCGCGAATACGTCGAGAAGCATTTCCAATACACGACGAGCAACGTAGCGCTGAACCTGCTTGAAAACTGGGACGCGCAGATTGGTCAGTTCGTGAAGGTGATGCCGGGCGATTTCCAGAAAGCACTGGCTGGTCGCGGTATTTCACTGGCCGATCAGATCCGCGACAAAAACGTTGTCTATCAGGATATCACTGTCGACGTGACGCAGGGTTAG
- a CDS encoding RidA family protein, producing the protein MNRHLYLLAAMLIGGVAHAQTTTAPYRPGYTYKVETAIPGQQVYISGQRPYNANGQLVGPGNLARQTTQVFENLKTALAEFGMTLANVKQITYHVKGDTSRIDPVTTQLLDAATNDYVTQASNSTPIQSQKAIPKIVSADVLIEIEVIAAK; encoded by the coding sequence ATGAACCGACATCTTTATTTATTGGCTGCGATGCTGATCGGCGGTGTCGCCCACGCCCAGACGACCACCGCGCCTTACAGACCTGGGTACACGTACAAGGTCGAAACCGCCATTCCCGGTCAGCAGGTGTACATCAGCGGGCAGCGGCCCTACAACGCTAATGGCCAGTTGGTTGGGCCGGGAAATCTGGCCCGGCAGACAACACAGGTGTTCGAGAATCTGAAGACTGCGCTCGCTGAATTCGGTATGACGCTCGCCAACGTGAAGCAGATAACGTACCACGTAAAGGGCGATACCAGCCGGATTGATCCGGTGACGACACAACTGCTCGACGCTGCAACCAATGATTATGTTACTCAGGCCAGTAACAGTACACCGATTCAATCGCAAAAGGCGATTCCCAAGATTGTCAGTGCCGACGTACTTATTGAGATTGAAGTGATAGCTGCCAAATAA
- the folP gene encoding dihydropteroate synthase yields MPKGTKKTLNCRGRLVALDTPVVMGILNVTPDSFYAGSRVMDPAHTTDLVLERAGQMLAEGATFLDLGGYSTRPGAADISPAEEADRLLPAIEAIRQHYPDALLSIDTFRASVARQAIAAGAHLINDVSGGTLDPTMFDTVAALRVPYVLMHMRGTPQTMQSRATYTNVATEVIDELATQLVRLRTLGVADILLDPGFGFAKTPAHNFELLNNLDAFRLFDEPLLVGLSRKTTIWKTLGITAEEALNGTTVLNTVALQKGASILRVHDVREAAEAIKLTQQLTFF; encoded by the coding sequence ATGCCGAAAGGTACGAAAAAAACGCTGAACTGCCGGGGACGGCTCGTTGCGCTCGACACGCCCGTCGTGATGGGTATTCTCAACGTCACGCCCGATTCCTTCTATGCTGGTAGCCGGGTGATGGACCCTGCACACACGACTGACCTGGTGCTGGAGCGCGCCGGACAGATGCTTGCTGAAGGAGCCACGTTCCTCGATCTGGGCGGCTACTCCACCCGGCCCGGTGCCGCCGATATTAGCCCCGCCGAGGAAGCCGACCGGCTCCTCCCCGCCATCGAAGCCATCCGGCAGCACTACCCCGATGCCCTGCTGTCGATCGATACGTTTCGGGCGTCGGTAGCCCGGCAGGCCATCGCAGCGGGTGCCCACCTGATCAACGATGTTAGTGGCGGCACACTGGACCCTACCATGTTCGACACCGTAGCGGCCCTGCGCGTACCCTACGTACTGATGCACATGCGGGGAACACCCCAAACGATGCAGTCACGGGCGACCTACACAAACGTAGCGACTGAAGTTATCGACGAACTGGCCACTCAACTGGTACGGCTACGCACGTTAGGGGTAGCCGACATCCTTCTAGACCCCGGTTTTGGGTTCGCGAAAACCCCCGCCCATAATTTTGAGCTGCTCAATAATCTCGATGCATTCCGGCTGTTTGACGAACCACTGCTCGTGGGTCTGTCGCGCAAGACAACTATCTGGAAAACACTGGGCATCACCGCCGAAGAAGCCCTCAACGGCACTACCGTACTGAACACAGTTGCCCTGCAAAAAGGAGCGTCTATACTGCGGGTTCATGACGTACGGGAGGCCGCTGAAGCCATTAAACTGACGCAGCAGCTAACTTTTTTTTAG
- a CDS encoding DUF6883 domain-containing protein: MQLEPPISIASRKLTHYLLIVLPRSDKSLYLSRAGYKLDNWPTLEQDLLRLAASGEAVFEEDDGYGPSFSVSGELTGPNGRSIGVKTIWKRDVDQKITKFITLYPRKRL; the protein is encoded by the coding sequence GTGCAACTGGAACCGCCCATCAGCATTGCCTCACGTAAGCTGACACACTATCTACTTATAGTCCTACCCCGCTCTGATAAATCTCTTTATCTGAGCAGGGCGGGCTATAAGCTGGATAATTGGCCTACACTAGAGCAGGATTTGCTCAGGCTGGCGGCCAGCGGTGAAGCTGTTTTCGAAGAAGACGATGGCTACGGTCCATCGTTCAGTGTTTCCGGTGAGCTAACCGGCCCTAACGGTCGTTCTATTGGCGTAAAGACGATATGGAAGCGTGACGTAGATCAGAAAATCACTAAATTCATCACGTTATATCCACGAAAACGACTCTAG
- a CDS encoding DUF1599 domain-containing protein gives MTKTEAEYRQVIERCKSLFLKKNQDYGTAWRILRLPSITDQIFIKAQRIRTLQETGVSKVGEGIEPEFVGIINYCVMALIQLAFQNNPTDEPPRMDIPTAELEQLYDAQVGRVMELLFAKNHDYGEAWRDMRVSSMTDIVLMKLLRTKQIEDNQGATLISEGVDANYMDMINYAVFCLIKLTTKV, from the coding sequence ATGACAAAGACAGAGGCCGAATATCGGCAGGTAATTGAGCGGTGCAAAAGTCTGTTCCTGAAAAAAAACCAGGATTACGGTACAGCCTGGCGAATTCTGCGGCTGCCGAGCATCACCGATCAGATTTTCATTAAAGCCCAGCGCATCCGCACGTTGCAGGAGACGGGTGTCAGCAAAGTGGGCGAAGGTATTGAGCCAGAATTTGTTGGTATCATCAATTACTGCGTGATGGCACTCATTCAGCTCGCTTTTCAGAACAACCCTACCGACGAGCCGCCCCGCATGGACATTCCTACGGCCGAGCTGGAGCAGCTGTACGATGCGCAGGTAGGGCGGGTGATGGAGTTGCTGTTTGCCAAAAACCACGATTACGGCGAAGCGTGGCGCGATATGCGGGTCAGTTCGATGACCGACATTGTGCTGATGAAACTGCTGCGTACGAAACAGATCGAGGATAATCAGGGTGCAACGCTGATTTCGGAAGGTGTCGACGCCAATTATATGGATATGATCAACTACGCCGTTTTCTGTCTGATTAAACTGACAACTAAGGTATAG
- a CDS encoding shikimate kinase: MKNIFLIGMPSSGKSTLGKRIADALHYHFVDTDRMIVREEGRSVPEIFAQSGEAYFREAERRVLRTIQPGRSLVVSTGGGMPCHFDNMTYINETGISVFLNVPVEILHQRMVAHGQADRPLFNASDPKLLLDLQKRCADRSHFYTQAHIVVSGETDADYILRQLGRWL, encoded by the coding sequence ATGAAGAATATTTTTCTGATCGGGATGCCGTCGTCGGGGAAGAGTACGCTGGGGAAGCGTATCGCCGATGCGCTGCACTATCATTTTGTGGATACTGACCGGATGATCGTACGGGAAGAGGGGCGCTCTGTACCGGAGATTTTCGCGCAGTCGGGGGAAGCGTACTTCCGGGAGGCTGAACGGCGCGTGCTGCGTACGATTCAGCCGGGTCGCAGTCTCGTGGTATCGACGGGGGGCGGAATGCCCTGCCACTTCGACAACATGACGTACATCAACGAGACAGGTATTTCGGTGTTTCTCAATGTGCCCGTCGAGATTCTCCACCAGCGCATGGTTGCGCACGGACAGGCCGACCGGCCACTCTTCAACGCGTCTGATCCGAAACTGCTGCTTGATCTGCAAAAGCGCTGTGCCGACCGTTCGCATTTCTACACACAAGCCCACATCGTCGTCTCCGGCGAAACCGACGCAGACTACATCCTGAGACAGCTTGGGCGGTGGCTGTAG